CTGGGGAGAGCGGAGCTCGACCGACGTACAGTGGACCTCGGTTATCATACGCTTGCCGTCCACTATGACGCGCACGGCGTTTAAGCCCGGTATCTGCGAAAGCACCTCGTTTACATCCTCGATGTCGACATCCTCGGGCACTATATCGTTGTAAGGTATTTTGCGCCATTCTGGCCCGAGCTCATGCCAGGCCATGCGGCGGCGCGGTATTCGTCTCTCCCTAGTCTCGCCGCGCGTGTCAGTCACAAGCTTCCCCTCCCTCGGCACGTGCGTTCTCGGCCGCTGGCAGCATACCCATCCGGACGAGCGCGTCCGCTGCAGCGGCTTGTTCGGCCATTTTCTTCGTCTTGCCGCTTCCCCGGCCCACGGGCCCCCCGCCAAGCCTTACCTCAACTGTGAAGGTCTTGTCGTGGTCAGGCCCCTCCTCGCGCACGACTTCGTACTCGGGAATAGATTTCTCCCTTTTCTGAAAGAACTCCTGCAAGATAGCCTTGTAATTTCGCGTCTCGCGCCCGTTCGCACCGCGGTCGGGCTCGCTCCCCGGGCGCAGCTCCCGCACCACAAGACGCCTCGCGGCCTCCAATCCCTGGTCAAGGAAAACCGCACCAAGGACGGCTTCGAATGCGTCCGCAAGCACTGAGGGCAAACGCCGACCACCGGTGGCCTCAAGGCTCCGACCCACGCGCAGGAAGTCTGCGATCCCGAGCCGGTCTGCGGCCTCAGCGAGCGACCTCTCGCTCACCGCCCGTCCGAGCATGTCTGAGAGTTCGCCCTCGGACGCGCCCGGATGCGTGACATATAGATGCCAGGCGGTCACAAGCTTGAGCACGGCATCACCGAGAAACTCCAACCGCTCGTTGCTTGCGAGAGGATCAACCCCCTCGCATGAGCTGTGCGTCAGCGCCTGCACGAGAAGGCGCAGGTCCTTGAAGTGAATGTCAAGGAGCTTCTCCAGTCTCGCCGTCTTGTCGTCCGACCGCGCGCCGTCCGCCGCGTGTCCCCGTTCGTCGCACGCGTCCCTCCCGGGCTTAAGTCCCCCCATGATGGTTCACCCTCTTCGTTTGAGAAAAAGGGAGGCCAGAGCGTCTCCGGCCTCCCCCGCTTCTTCCCCTTGTGCGCCCGCGCGCCCACGACGCGCGGCGTGCCGCGGCCACTTAAGCGTCGCAGCGCTTGAGGACTATGACGCCGTTGTGACCTCCGAACCCGAACGCGTTGGACATCGCCACGTCCACGTCCGCCTTGCGCGCGACGTTCGGCACATAGTCGAGATCGCACTCGGGGTCCGGCTCCTCGTAGTTGATCGTTGGAGGAATGACCCCAATGGAGATGGCGAAAACGCACGCCGCCGCGCCAACGCCCCCGGCCGCACCGAGGAGATGTCCGGTCATGGACTTGGTGGAGCTTATCGGGACTTTCCCAGCCTTCTCGCCGAACAACCTCTTTATCGCGAGCGTCTCGCACTTGTCGTTGAGGGGCGTGGAAGTCCCGTGCGCGTTGATGTAATCCACGTCAGCGGGGCGGAGCCCCGCGTCGTCCAGCGCTCTCTGCATCGCAAGCAGCGGGCCCTCTCCAGTGGGATCCGGCTCCACTATGTGGTGCGCGTCGTCGCTCGCTCCATAGCCCGCAACCTCGGCGTACAGAGGCGCACCACGTCTCTGGGCGTGGTCCAGGCTCTCGAGAACTAGGACCACGCTGCCCTCCCCCATCACGAAACCATCTCGGCCCTTGTCAAACGGCCGGCACGCCCTTTGCGGCTCGTCGTTCCTACGCGACATGGCCCTCAGGGCGCAGAACCCGGCGAATCCTGCCGGCGTGATGGCCGCCTCCGCACCGCCTGCGAGCACCACGTCGGCGTCGCCCCTTTGGATCGTGCGGAAGGCCTCGCCTATCGCGTGCGTGGCAGCTGCGCAAGCCGTTGTTACCGTGATATTGGGCCCCCTGGCGCCCGTCAATATGGCCACCTGACCAGAGGCCATATTGGGGATCATCATCGGGATGAAGAACGGGCTCACCCTTCTCGGCCCCTCAGCCCGGAGCATTCCCACCTGCTCCTCGAATACCTCCAGGCCCCCGATGCCACACCCCATCACGACCCCCACCCTGTCGCGGTCCACCGCATCCAGGGCAAGGCCGGCGTCAGCCAGCGCCATCCGCGAGGCCGCCACCGCGAACTGGGCGAATCTTGCCAGCCTGTGCGCCTCGCGATCTGTCATGTAGTCCGTCGCAACGAAGTCGCGCACCTCGCCCGCCATCTGCGTCCTAAAAGGAGACGGATCGAACCTCGTGACCCTTCCTATGCCGTTTCTCGAACTCCTCAGCCCTTCGAAGAAGGCGTCCTTACCCACCCCGATGGGGGTGACGGCGCCGAGGCCGGTCACCACCACTCGCGCTCTCATTCCCTCACCCCACACTACACGCCGCCTGGCGGCCCTCCCTCACGAAAGCGCACGCTGGGTGCATGCGCTCACTCCTCGTCAGCCACCCTCTCGAGGATGAAGTCAACGATGTCCTGGACCGTCGTGTCTTCGGCGATCTCCACATCAAGGGTCCCGAGGTCGAATTCGCGGTCGAGCTCGTCGCCGATGCTCATCCTCGTTGCAGAGTCAGCGTACAGATCGTTCATCGTGGCGTCCCAGGTCACAAGCGATTCGTCAACCTTAGCCTCACGAACGATTATCCTCTTGACCTTCTCAAAGATCTCCTCCGCTTTCGGACTTGCTTCGCCCATTTCATTCACCTCCAATGGATCATGCTTCGAACGGCTCTCAGGCCGCCCGCTACATAGCCATGCCCCCGTCAACGCAGAGGACTTGGCCGGTTATGTAGCCTGCTTCATCGGACGCAAGGAAAACGCACGCAGCCGCCACCTCATCAGCCGTGCCAAGGCGTCCGAGCGGAACGCCCGCGAGCAGCTTCGCCTTGACGTCCTCCTTCAGCGAAGTGGTCATTCCCGCATCGATGAGCCCCGGAGCGACGGCGTTCACCGTCACGCCCCGCACCGCGAGCTCGCGGGCTGCGGCCTTGGTAAGCCCGATGACGCCGGCCTTGGCGGCAGAGTAGTTGGCCTGGCCGGCGTTGCCCATCACGCCCGCGACGGATGAGATGTTTATTATCCTTCCGGACCGCTGACGGAACATCCTCCTGCCGACCGCCCGCGTGAAGTTGAAGACCCCCCGAAGGTTTACGCGGAGCACGTCGTCCCACTCCTCGTCCGTCATCCGGATGAGGAAGTTGTCCCGACGTATCCCGGCGTTGTTCACCAGGACGTCCACACGGGAGAAGCGCTCCCAGACGCGGTCGCAGACTTGCTCCACGGCCTCGGGGGACGACACATCGCACGCGAGGACCATGGCCTGCCTGCCCATGCCCTCAACCTTGCGGGCCGCCTCCTCGGCCAAGGCTAGGTTACGGCCAGCAACGAGCGCCACATCTGCGCCCTCGCGAGCAAACGCCTGGGCACACGCCTGTCCAATTCCGCCGGACGCCCCGGTCACAAGCGCGACTTTCCCCGCCAGCCTCATCTTACAGAACCTCCTTGAGGAATTCAAGCGTGTCTTCCAGAGGAGTGGAAGCCTCCGCCGCGAACACAGCGGCCTCTGGCACGATGCGCCTCACCAGGCCGGTGAGAGTCCTGCCCGGGCCCACCTCAACGAACGCTCTCACGCCCGCCTCCCACATGAACCTCACCGACTCTTCCCAAAGCACCGGCGAGCAGATCTGCCGGGCGAGCATCGCCTTGAGCTCCGCGACGCTCGACAAGGGCCTGCCCGTTACGTTGCCCACCACAGGCACGACCGGCGCGCGCATCGCCACCTTCTGGAGCTCTGGCTCGAAGGCCGACGCCGCGGGGGCCATCAGTCTGGAGTGGAAGGGCCCGCTCACATTCAGCGGAATGACCCGCCGCGCACCCGCTTCGCCGCAGAGCTCACCCGCCCTTTTCACCGCCGCGGCATCGCCCGAGATCACTATCTGGTCCGGCGAGTTGAAGTTTGCAGGCTGGACTTCGCCCACCCCCGTCAGGCGCGCTTGCCGGCAGCACTCCTCGACCGCGCTTCGTTCAAGCCCTATCACAGCGGCCATCGCACCGACGCCCGGCGGCACCGCTTTCTGCATTAGGTCACCGCGCACCCTCACGAGACGCAGTGCGTCCGCGAACCCGATGACGTCCGCGCTGACGAGCGCGGAGTACTCCCCGAGGCTGTGACCAGCGACGAAGTCCGGCCGCGCGCCCATCGCCTTCAGGGCCTCGAACGTCGCCACGCTCACGGCCAGCACGGCAGGTTGGGTGTTCCTCGTAAGGGCCAGGTCCTCAGGCGAACCCTGGAAACAGAGCTCCGACAGGGAAAACCCCAGGGCCTCGTCGGCCTCCTCAAACACGCGGCGAGCCTCAGCGTACCGTGATACGAGGTCCCGGCCCATGCCGGGATACTGTGCCCCCTGACCTGGAAAAATGAAGGCCACTTTACCCACGAAACTCATCCTTGCACCAACGGAGTATGGCTGCGCCCCACGTGAGGCCCGCGCCGAAAGCGACCAAGAGCACGCGGTCTCCGGTCCTGAGCCTCCCTGCCCTCGATGCCTCGTCGAGCGCTATCGGAATGGATGCGGCAGAAGTGTTCCCGAACCTCGCCACGTTGGAGTACACTTTTTCGGGAGCGCCGAGCCGCTCGGCCGCGAGGTCCAGG
Above is a genomic segment from Bacillota bacterium containing:
- the rnc gene encoding ribonuclease III, yielding MGGLKPGRDACDERGHAADGARSDDKTARLEKLLDIHFKDLRLLVQALTHSSCEGVDPLASNERLEFLGDAVLKLVTAWHLYVTHPGASEGELSDMLGRAVSERSLAEAADRLGIADFLRVGRSLEATGGRRLPSVLADAFEAVLGAVFLDQGLEAARRLVVRELRPGSEPDRGANGRETRNYKAILQEFFQKREKSIPEYEVVREEGPDHDKTFTVEVRLGGGPVGRGSGKTKKMAEQAAAADALVRMGMLPAAENARAEGGEACD
- the fabG gene encoding 3-oxoacyl-[acyl-carrier-protein] reductase is translated as MRLAGKVALVTGASGGIGQACAQAFAREGADVALVAGRNLALAEEAARKVEGMGRQAMVLACDVSSPEAVEQVCDRVWERFSRVDVLVNNAGIRRDNFLIRMTDEEWDDVLRVNLRGVFNFTRAVGRRMFRQRSGRIINISSVAGVMGNAGQANYSAAKAGVIGLTKAAARELAVRGVTVNAVAPGLIDAGMTTSLKEDVKAKLLAGVPLGRLGTADEVAAACVFLASDEAGYITGQVLCVDGGMAM
- the fabD gene encoding ACP S-malonyltransferase, yielding MGKVAFIFPGQGAQYPGMGRDLVSRYAEARRVFEEADEALGFSLSELCFQGSPEDLALTRNTQPAVLAVSVATFEALKAMGARPDFVAGHSLGEYSALVSADVIGFADALRLVRVRGDLMQKAVPPGVGAMAAVIGLERSAVEECCRQARLTGVGEVQPANFNSPDQIVISGDAAAVKRAGELCGEAGARRVIPLNVSGPFHSRLMAPAASAFEPELQKVAMRAPVVPVVGNVTGRPLSSVAELKAMLARQICSPVLWEESVRFMWEAGVRAFVEVGPGRTLTGLVRRIVPEAAVFAAEASTPLEDTLEFLKEVL
- a CDS encoding acyl carrier protein, which codes for MGEASPKAEEIFEKVKRIIVREAKVDESLVTWDATMNDLYADSATRMSIGDELDREFDLGTLDVEIAEDTTVQDIVDFILERVADEE
- the fabF gene encoding beta-ketoacyl-ACP synthase II → MRARVVVTGLGAVTPIGVGKDAFFEGLRSSRNGIGRVTRFDPSPFRTQMAGEVRDFVATDYMTDREAHRLARFAQFAVAASRMALADAGLALDAVDRDRVGVVMGCGIGGLEVFEEQVGMLRAEGPRRVSPFFIPMMIPNMASGQVAILTGARGPNITVTTACAAATHAIGEAFRTIQRGDADVVLAGGAEAAITPAGFAGFCALRAMSRRNDEPQRACRPFDKGRDGFVMGEGSVVLVLESLDHAQRRGAPLYAEVAGYGASDDAHHIVEPDPTGEGPLLAMQRALDDAGLRPADVDYINAHGTSTPLNDKCETLAIKRLFGEKAGKVPISSTKSMTGHLLGAAGGVGAAACVFAISIGVIPPTINYEEPDPECDLDYVPNVARKADVDVAMSNAFGFGGHNGVIVLKRCDA